In Dermacentor variabilis isolate Ectoservices chromosome 11, ASM5094787v1, whole genome shotgun sequence, one genomic interval encodes:
- the LOC142563381 gene encoding histone H2A-like has protein sequence MSSSRKSNTNDKQSGYVTPRSRSSRAGLTFPVGRIHRLMRRCRLAERLSAGAPVYLAAVLEYLTAEVLELAGNAARDNHKARITPRFLQLAVRSDEELRQLLAGVTIAEGGVLPYIQRELLPKPSSTKSDTEA, from the coding sequence ATGTCATCTAGCCGAAAGTCAAACACCAACGACAAGCAAAGCGGATATGTGACACCCAGGTCCCGTTCCTCACGAGCCGGCTTAACATTCCCGGTGGGCCGAATCCACAGGCTTATGCGAAGATGCAGGCTCGCCGAGCGCCTAAGTGCCGGCGCTCCTGTGTACCTGGCGGCCGTGCTCGAATACCTCACCGCCGAAGTCTTGGAACTCGCCGGGAACGCGGCGAGGGACAATCACAAGGCCAGGATCACCCCGCGCTTTCTGCAGCTGGCCGTGCGCAGCGACGAAGAACTGAGACAGCTGCTCGCCGGCGTGACCATCGCTGAGGGGGGCGTTCTCCCGTACATTCAGCGCGAACTTCTCCCCAAACCTTCTAGCACCAAATCCGACACTGAAGCCTAA